Proteins encoded within one genomic window of Papio anubis isolate 15944 chromosome X, Panubis1.0, whole genome shotgun sequence:
- the LOC101021844 gene encoding 60S ribosomal protein L14: MVFRRFVEVGRVAYVSFGPHAGKLVTIVDVIDQNRALVDGPCTQVRRQAMPFKCMQLTDFILKFPHSARQKYVRQAWQKADINTKWAATRWAKKIEARERKAKMTDFDRFKVMKAKKMRNRIIKNEVKKLQKAALLKASPKKAPGTKGTAAAAAAAAKVPAKKMTTASKKAPAQKVPAQKATGQKAAPAPKAQKGQKAPAQKAPAPKASGKKA; encoded by the coding sequence ATGGTGTTCAGGCGCTTCGTGGAGGTTGGCCGGGTGGCCTACGTCTCCTTTGGACCTCATGCCGGAAAATTGGTCACGATTGTAGATGTTATTGATCAGAACAGGGCTTTGGTCGATGGACCTTGCACTCAAGTGAGGAGACAGGCCATGCCTTTCAAGTGCATGCAGCTCACTGATTTCATCCTCAAGTTTCCACACAGTGCCCGCCAGAAGTATGTCCGACAAGCGTGGCAGAAGGCAGACATCAATACAAAATGGGCAGCCACACGATGGGCCAAGAAGATTGAAGCCAGAGAAAGGAAAGCCAAGATGACAGATTTTGATCGTTTTAAAGTTatgaaggcaaagaaaatgagGAACAGAATAATCAAGAATGAAGTTAAGAAGCTTCAAAAGGCAGCTCTCCTGAAAGCTTCTCCCAAAAAAGCACCTGGTACTAAGggtactgctgctgctgctgctgctgctgctaaagTTCCAGCAAAAAAGATGACCACCGCGAGTAAAAAGGCTCCAGCCCAGAAGGTTCCTGCCCAGAAAGCCACAGGCCAGAAGGCTGCACCTGCTCCAAAAGCTCAGAAGGGTCAAAAAGCTCCAGCCCAGAAAGCACCTGCTCCAAAGGCATCTGGCAAGAAAGCATAA